TGAGAAAGCGATTGATTGCAGGTATTTGGGGGATGTTTTTCTCCGCTCAGTATGCCCAGTCTGCGCCTGTTGTCACTGCAGAAGTGACATATGATTTAGCATCAGGAAGAGCAAATTATTACTTCTGGAATCGAGAAGAACCACCAGCAAAAAATAAGTATGCGTCTTATCTATGTGCATTCTCTAATTTACAGCAAACCTGTACCAGCAGCTCTAACATGTCCACAGTTCAAATCTATATGACAGAACAGCGCAGTGGTATGCGTTGGCCGGTAAAACTTAAAGGATACATATCTGCACGAACATCGAGAGTCGGTTCAGATTGTGAAGGGTATGCCAAACAACTCCCTCTTACTGATTCCACCGGGTGGAATTGTAGAGATAACACGGGCACATATGGCGCGGACAGGAGACAACTCACACTTTACCTTGAACAGGCTGAAATGAAGAAGCTACCGATCGGTGGCGTCTGGAAAGGGTCAGTGAAATTACATTTGAATAGCCCTTCACAGGACTATTTTGCGGATATTACCCTGAATACCCTCGACCCCAATCATATAGACGTCTTCTTTCCTGAGTTTGCGCATGCCACGCCGCGTGTGCAATTAGATTTACATCCTACGGGCAGCGTCAATGGCAGCAATTACGCACAAGACCTGACCATGCTGGATATGTGCCTGTATGACGGTTTTAACGGTAATGGCCTCAGCTATGAAATCTTGCTAAAAGATGAGGGGCGCGCGGCGGCGGGGCGCAACAATGGTGAATTCTCCATATATCGTCAGGGAGGCACGTCTACTGACGCAGCGGAACGTATCGACTATCGCGTCAAAATGTCTAACCCGGAGACTGGCGGGCAAATCGACGTGCGCAACAATGAAAGTATCGTCTGGAACAACATCAATCTTAAACGAGTACGTCCGGTAGTGTTGCCCGGCATTCGTTACGCAGTGATGTGTGTCCCCACACCACTGACGTTGGTGGTGGATAAATTTAATGTGACGGCAAAACAGGCTGGATATTACATGGGTAAATTGTCGGTAATATTTACCCCATCCTTGCCAACTATCAATTAATCCTGTAAGCCGGATAAACGGTTTTTTCTCTACAAACAACGAAGCCGCCTGAACTGGCGGCTTCGTCATTACAACTTACGTTAAGCCTTAATGTTGCGGTGCGGGATCGTTATGTGATTCCTGCGCCACCTCAATCGCCGGTTTGTTCTGCAACACAGTCCAGATAACCAGCGCACCCAGCAGGTCGAATACTGCCAGAACTGCGAACAGCGGGCTGAAGCCGATGGTGTCAGCCAGTGCACCGACTACCAGTGCAAACAGCGTACTTGCCAGCCATGCGGACATCCCGGTTAAACCGTTCGCCGTCGCCACTTCGTTACGACCGAACACGTCAGAAGAGAGCGTAATCAGTGCGCCAGACAGGGCCTGGTGAGCAAAACCACCGATACACAGCAGCATAATCGCGACATACGGGTTAGTGAACAGACCGATCATACCTGGGCCAATCATCAGCACCGCACCCAGCGTTACTACCATCTTACGGGAAACGATCAGGTTCACGCCAAACCAACGCTGGAACAGCGGCGGCAGGTAACCACCGAGGATACAACCAAGGTCAGCAAACAGCATCGGCATCCAGGCGAACATCGCGATCTCTTTCAGGTTAAAGCCGTAAACTTTAAACATGAACAGCGGGATCCACGCGTTAAAAGTACCCCAGGCCGGTTCAGCCAGGAAACGCGGTAGCGCGATACCCCAGAACTGACGGTTACGCAGGATCTGACCAACGGACATTTTCTTCGCTGTGTCAACCTGGTGCTGGGCTTCCTGACCATTAATAATGTAGTCACGTTCTTCATCGGTCAGATGTTTCTGGTCGCGCGGATGCTTGTAGAAAATCAGCCATGCCATCGCCCAGATAAAGCTCAACGCACCGGAGATGATAAATGCCATCTGCCAGCTGTGCATCACGATTGCCCATACCACCAGCGGCGGCGCAATCATGGCACCAATCGAAGAACCTACGTTAAAGTAGCCGACCGCGATGGAACGCTCTTTTGCCGGGAACCATTCGGAACTGGCTTTCAGACCCGCCGGGATCATCGCCGCCTCTGCAGCACCTACCGCACCACGAGCAACCGCCAGGCCACCCCAGCTACCTGCCAGCGCGGTTGCGCCACAGAACACAGCCCACAGTACAGCAAACATTGCGTAACCGATTTTCGTACCCAGCACATCCAGTACATAACCTGCTACCGGTTGCATGACCGTATAAGCAGCAGAATAGGCTGCGATGATATAGGAATACTGTTGGGTGGAGATGTTTAACTCTTCCATCAGAGTTGGCGCAGCTGCCGCCACAGTGTTACGCGTCAGGTAACCAAGCACGGTGCCGAGCGTCACCAGTGCGATCATATACCAACGTAACCCTTTAATTTTACGCATGTAAAACCTCATCGTTTTGTTATATCCGCAGGAAGCGCGGCCATCATCCCGCCAGAGGCTGAAGATGTTAGTTACGACCGGGTAACCGAAAAAAAACCGGCACGCCCCGAACGTTGCCATGAAAGTTTCGTGCTAATTCGGCTTCCGTACCGGTTAACCCGATTTATCTAACAAATGAATGAATCGGCAATTTGCATTCCGTCGACTTATGATTTGCGACGGCAGAAAGATAACTTGTCATACAACTTTAAAAGGTGAGAGCCATCACAAATGTGGGAATATTTGTAGGGACATTACCTGATGACAGCGAGGCCAGTACTGGCGCGGCTTGCAGCGAGATTTACCACTTTGAGAGTAATTTTTTTAACTACGTTTATTGATCTATCTCACGAAAATATCTTCGGACTCTGGAAATTGGTGTGATAACTTTGTCAGCATCGCACCATAAGCAAGCTAGCTCACTCGTTGAGAGGAAGACGAAAATGACTCCGTTTATGACTGAAGATTTCCTGTTAGATACCGAATTTGCCCGCCGTCTGTATCACGACTACGCAAAAGACCAGCCGATTTTCGATTACCATTGCCATTTGCCGCCGCAGCAGATTGCGGAAGATTATCGTTTTAAAAACCTGTATGACATCTGGCTGAAAGGTGATCACTACAAATGGCGTGCTATGCGCACTAATGGCGTGGCTGAGCGTCTGTGTACAGGTGATGCGTCTGACCGTGAAAAATTTGACGCCTGGGCGGCGACCGTTCCGCACACTATCGGCAACCCGTTATACCACTGGACGCACCTCGAACTGCGTCGTCCATTTGGTATTACCGGCAAATTGCTTTCCCCGTCTACCGCTGACGAAATCTGGAACGAATGTAACGAACTGCTGGCGCAGGATAATTTCTCTGCGCGCGGCATCATGCAGCAGATGAACGTGAAAATGGTCGGCACTACCGATGACCCGATCGATTCACTGGAGCATCACGCTGAGATCGCCAAAGACGGCTCTTTCACCATTAAAGTGCTACCGAGCTGGCGTCCGGACAAAGCCTTCAACATCGAACAGGCGACCTTTAACGACTACATGGCGAAGCTGGGTGAAGTCTCTGATACCGACATCCGTCGTTTTGCTGACCTGCAAACTGCCCTGACCAAGCGTCTGGATCACTTCGCCGCTCACGGCTGTAAAGTGTCTGATCATGCGCTGGACGTGGTGATGTTTGCCGAAGCGAACGAAGCGGAACTGGATAGCATTCTGGCGCGCCGTCTGGCAGGCGAAACCCTGAGCGAGCACGAAGTGGCACAGTTCAAAACTGCGGTGCTGGTGTTCCTTGGCGCTGAATATGCACGTCGCGGCTGGGTACAGCAGTACCACATTGGCGCACTGCGTAATAACAACTTGCGTCAGTTCAAACTGCTGGGGCCGGATGTAGGCTTTGACTCCATCAACGACCGTCCGATGGCGGAAGAACTGTCTAAGCTGCTGAGCAAGCAGAACGAAGAAAACCTGCTGCCGAAAACCATTCTCTACTGCCTGAACCCGCGCGATAACGAAGTGCTGGGCACCATGATCGGTAACTTCCAGGGCGAAGGTATGCCGGGCAAAATGCAGTTCGGTTCCGGCTGGTGGTTTAACGATCAGAAAGACGGTATGGAACGTCAGATGACCCAACTGGCGCAGCTCGGTCTGCTGAGCCGCTTTGTCGGTATGCTGACTGACAGCCGTAGCTTCCTGTCATACACCCGTCACGAATACTTCCGCCGCATTCTGTGCCAGATGATTGGCCGCTGGGTGGAAGCGGGCGAAGCACCGGCGGACATCAACCTGCTGGGCGAGATGGTGAAAAATATTTGCTTTAACAATGCGCGTGACTACTTCGCCATTGAACTGAACTAAGGTCTGGGGTTGATATGCAATACATCAAGATCCATGCGCTGGATAACGTCGCGGTTGCTTTAGCAGATTTGGCGGAAGGCACAGAAGTCAGTGTCGACAACCAAACTGTTACGCTGCGCCAGGATGTTGCTCGTGGACATAAATTTGCGTTAACGGATATCGCAAAAGGGGCCAACGTCATTAAATATGGCCTGCCGATTGGTTATGCATTGGCGGATATTGCGGCGGGGGAACACGTTCACGCCCACAATACGCGCACGAATCTGAGCGATCTGGATCAGTATCGCTATCAACCTGATTTTCAGGATCTGCCTGCGCAAGCGGCAGATCGTGAAGTGCAGATCTATCGTCGCGCGAACGGCGATGTCGGGGTGCGTAATGAGCTGTGGATCCTGCCAACCGTGGGTTGTGTTAACGGCATCGCGCGGCAGATCCAGAACCGTTTCCTGAAAGAGACCAACAACGCCGAAGGTACTGACGGCGTGTTCCTCTTCAGCCACACCTACGGCTGCTCGCAGCTGGGCGACGATCACATCAATACCCGCACCATGCTGCAAAATATGGTGCGCCACCCGAACGCGGGCGCAGTGCTGGTGATTGGCCTGGGTTGTGAAAACAACCAGGTTGCCGCATTCCGTGAAACGCTGGGCGATATCGATCCTGAACGAGTTCATTTCATGATCTGCCAACAGCAGGATGATGAGATCGAAGCCGGGATCGCGCATTTGCATCAGTTGTATAACGTAATGCGCAACGACAAACGTGAGCCAGGCAAACTCAGCGAACTGAAGTTTGGTCTGGAGTGCGGTGGTTCTGACGGTCTTTCTGGTATTACTGCTAACCCGATGCTGGGGCGTTTCTCTGACTACGTGATTGCTAACGGTGGTACTACCGTACTGACCGAAGTGCCGGAGATGTTCGGCGCAGAGCAGTTGCTGATGGACCATTGTCGTGACGAAGCAACGTTTGAAAAACTGGTCACCATGGTCAATGACTTCAAGCAGTACTTTATTGCCCATGACCAGCCGATCTACGAAAACCCATCGCCGGGGAACAAAGCGGGCGGTATCACCACGCTGGAAGACAAATCACTTGGCTGTACCCAAAAAGCGGGTTCCAGCGTCGTGGTTGACGTGCTGCGTTACGGCGAGCGTCTGAAAACGCCGGGGCTGAACTTGTTAAGTGCGCCGGGTAACGATGCCGTAGCGACCAGCGCCCTGGCGGGTGCGGGCTGCCATATGGTGCTGTTCAGTACGGGTCGTGGTACGCCGTATGGTGGATTTGTGCCAACGGTGAAAATCGCCACCAACAGTGAACTGGCGGCGAAGAAAAAACACTGGATCGACTTTGACGCGGGTCAGCTGATCCACGGTAAAGCGATGCCGCAGTTGTTGGAAGAATTTATCGATACCATCGTTGAGTTTGCCAACGGTAAGCAAACCTGCAACGAGCGTAACGACTTCCGTGAACTGGCGATCTTTAAAAGCGGCGTAACGCTATAAAGTCGAAATGAGTTGTTAATAAAAAACGGCGTTTCATAATGTGAAGCGCCGTTTGCTTTTCCATACCTGCTAAGGATTTATCATGACCGCGTATTGGCTGGCCCAGGGCGTGGGTGTCATCGCCTTTCTGATTGGTATCACAACATTTTTCAACCGTGACGAACGTCGCTTCAAAAAGCAGCTTTCGGTCTATAGCGCCGTTATTGGCGTGCATTTTTTTCTTATGGGCACCTATCCCGCTGGTGCCAGTGCCATTCTTAATGCCATTCGTACGCTGATTACCTTACGCACGCGCAGCTTATGGGT
The nucleotide sequence above comes from Escherichia coli. Encoded proteins:
- the uxaA gene encoding altronate dehydratase — its product is MQYIKIHALDNVAVALADLAEGTEVSVDNQTVTLRQDVARGHKFALTDIAKGANVIKYGLPIGYALADIAAGEHVHAHNTRTNLSDLDQYRYQPDFQDLPAQAADREVQIYRRANGDVGVRNELWILPTVGCVNGIARQIQNRFLKETNNAEGTDGVFLFSHTYGCSQLGDDHINTRTMLQNMVRHPNAGAVLVIGLGCENNQVAAFRETLGDIDPERVHFMICQQQDDEIEAGIAHLHQLYNVMRNDKREPGKLSELKFGLECGGSDGLSGITANPMLGRFSDYVIANGGTTVLTEVPEMFGAEQLLMDHCRDEATFEKLVTMVNDFKQYFIAHDQPIYENPSPGNKAGGITTLEDKSLGCTQKAGSSVVVDVLRYGERLKTPGLNLLSAPGNDAVATSALAGAGCHMVLFSTGRGTPYGGFVPTVKIATNSELAAKKKHWIDFDAGQLIHGKAMPQLLEEFIDTIVEFANGKQTCNERNDFRELAIFKSGVTL
- the uxaC gene encoding glucuronate isomerase, whose amino-acid sequence is MTPFMTEDFLLDTEFARRLYHDYAKDQPIFDYHCHLPPQQIAEDYRFKNLYDIWLKGDHYKWRAMRTNGVAERLCTGDASDREKFDAWAATVPHTIGNPLYHWTHLELRRPFGITGKLLSPSTADEIWNECNELLAQDNFSARGIMQQMNVKMVGTTDDPIDSLEHHAEIAKDGSFTIKVLPSWRPDKAFNIEQATFNDYMAKLGEVSDTDIRRFADLQTALTKRLDHFAAHGCKVSDHALDVVMFAEANEAELDSILARRLAGETLSEHEVAQFKTAVLVFLGAEYARRGWVQQYHIGALRNNNLRQFKLLGPDVGFDSINDRPMAEELSKLLSKQNEENLLPKTILYCLNPRDNEVLGTMIGNFQGEGMPGKMQFGSGWWFNDQKDGMERQMTQLAQLGLLSRFVGMLTDSRSFLSYTRHEYFRRILCQMIGRWVEAGEAPADINLLGEMVKNICFNNARDYFAIELN
- the exuT gene encoding hexuronate transporter ExuT; protein product: MRKIKGLRWYMIALVTLGTVLGYLTRNTVAAAAPTLMEELNISTQQYSYIIAAYSAAYTVMQPVAGYVLDVLGTKIGYAMFAVLWAVFCGATALAGSWGGLAVARGAVGAAEAAMIPAGLKASSEWFPAKERSIAVGYFNVGSSIGAMIAPPLVVWAIVMHSWQMAFIISGALSFIWAMAWLIFYKHPRDQKHLTDEERDYIINGQEAQHQVDTAKKMSVGQILRNRQFWGIALPRFLAEPAWGTFNAWIPLFMFKVYGFNLKEIAMFAWMPMLFADLGCILGGYLPPLFQRWFGVNLIVSRKMVVTLGAVLMIGPGMIGLFTNPYVAIMLLCIGGFAHQALSGALITLSSDVFGRNEVATANGLTGMSAWLASTLFALVVGALADTIGFSPLFAVLAVFDLLGALVIWTVLQNKPAIEVAQESHNDPAPQH
- a CDS encoding CfaE/CblD family pilus tip adhesin yields the protein MRKRLIAGIWGMFFSAQYAQSAPVVTAEVTYDLASGRANYYFWNREEPPAKNKYASYLCAFSNLQQTCTSSSNMSTVQIYMTEQRSGMRWPVKLKGYISARTSRVGSDCEGYAKQLPLTDSTGWNCRDNTGTYGADRRQLTLYLEQAEMKKLPIGGVWKGSVKLHLNSPSQDYFADITLNTLDPNHIDVFFPEFAHATPRVQLDLHPTGSVNGSNYAQDLTMLDMCLYDGFNGNGLSYEILLKDEGRAAAGRNNGEFSIYRQGGTSTDAAERIDYRVKMSNPETGGQIDVRNNESIVWNNINLKRVRPVVLPGIRYAVMCVPTPLTLVVDKFNVTAKQAGYYMGKLSVIFTPSLPTIN